GATAAAAGAGGAAGCTCCATTTTTGTTCTCCATTTTTCACCATTTTTGTCACTATCCCCGTAAATGAGGCGTTTGGCGTTGTCGAGGAGATCCGAAAACGAAgctctggagcagctcggCTCCGCTCATTTTCGCGCTACGTTTTTTCTTTGATGGCCGCCTTCTGGGTGTCCAATCTCtgaagaagagctggacgagctggGAGAGACGGCAGACGGAGAAAATGCTGCATGTTGGTATTATACGGGAACAATGTGCGGGCTCCACATCTGAAGCTGTCACTGAGTCGACGTCGAGATCGTCAGGGTACAACCTCGAAGCAGTCGTCGAACCTGAAGTAATGTATCGATGTGATAATGTATAGATACAGGTAAGTTGGCGAGGAGCGTACTTTACTATGAGAATCTAGCTGGTGTAATTGACTCTTCAGAAGACGTTTACTAGAGTCAATCAAGTCGTTTCGATCAAGTCGACACTACCCCAAACTCCATCTCTATGTTGCGTCCCACCATTCCGACCAGATCTTTTCGACACATCATTGCTCCTCAATTCTAACTAACAAAATGTACAACATTGACTTGTATAGATCTGAAATCTTGGACACTATTTCACTTGAAACAGAATCTGCCCGTTCTTTCACTTCCTCGACTTTTCctattttatttttatcttttttcttttttttgtcataATTATTTAAGGTTAAGCGAATACAGTAAGCGATGTAAGCTTCATTTTTAGTGACAAGCTGTTCTCAACTGCAACACCCCGGTTTCCCACAActcagtacatacttgtatgtagGCACGAGTACTCAAGAATATCGCGTTTCCATAGTTTAGATCTCAAAAAAGattgcagcacccaggattctcgtatggtctcccactacaatactaactgggctctctggttgCTTGaactatggctgatcggacgggaagccgtattttcaccaggatatggccgcaaccGTGCCCTGATGGTCGTTGGAGTGTTTAAATCTGTCGGAAACTTGCTTTCTGGTAAAAAAAACTGGCACAAAAACCGCTCCAATCCGATAGCAATCGGTGTTATGCTCTGGTGATAGGTTGAAGTAAACTTATCGTGTACCATTACTAGTTTTGGTCCCTCCAGGGTTatttgttgatcttgttgaaTTCTATGGGCTGTCTGATGTCATTTCcggtattgtactgtacaattATACTGGATCATTGTTTGCTCTCTCACCCTCGCTACAGCTCAGCCTACTGCCCACAAAGATGACGATAACAAACAAGACTGTCCAGCTTGGTTACGACTCAGCAACAGAAGGGTCTCCTGTTCAACTCTGGCAAGGTGTTGAAAAACAATATCTAAGCTCAATCACCTATTTCGAAAAAGTACAGGTTTATTCATTATCACTGATCATCACCAAAACTGGCGTTCACTTTCACAAAAAATGAAATTTCAGGATACGAAAAAAGGAAACACCATCGTTCTTCGAGTCAAGGCCACTTTCGTCATTATTTACATCCCGGACTTCGCTCACAACAAATGGGCCCATCATGAGACTAGAGAAGATAGTTTCTATCAGTCGAAGCCCGTCTTGGAGCAGAGGCATCTTAAAGAAAGGAAATTCTCTACTGCTATCACCATTTCGGTCGCAGATTCTTGGGATTTTACTCCGAGATAAGGAGAAAGACCTCACTATCACGTCTGAGAATTCGGAGGTGTTCCAGATCCACACTTTCCTCTTAGTATCTACGGCATTcccgagctgctcaaaTTGGTCACCCGATACATACTGTTGAtcggcaagaagaacaGAAGGCATCTCACTGTTGGTAAATGCCTTCTGGGGTGGAAACGGGCAAGTCGTGGCCATTCCCACGAACTTCAGAGGCCAGTTTAGAATTGACAAGACCGCAGTTACCAATACCAAACTGATGCCGATGAAGGTCACCATGTAGGTGACTCGCGGAGGTGGTTGACTCAGACGAAGGGGGTTGACTGGGACGGATGTGGTTCAGTTAGTTGGCCGAATATGATGATGGAGGTAGGCTGAATGGAGAACTTACAATAGATccaaatactgtacacaccgtactgtacatacttacTTGGAGGAtatcaactacaagtactgtacaaactgtactgtacataaTTGAGACCAATGATGGTGAAGCACTGAGTCCGTGGACCAGAAGGGACTTTTACGATGCAGTTACGAACACTTCAAATACTTGTCCAATCTAGTGGCTGGATCACCTGTTTGGATCTTCCTAGTGTCTGTTCAGGGCTAGGCAATGTCCAGGAAATGATTGTTTGAAGACACTAGACGAACTTCTCTTCGACATGCTAAACAGATTTAATTGGCTTGTAAGAAGTTCACGGGCATGCATTTGGAGTTGACATCTGCTCAGATCCAGACATGTCCACAAATCATGCTGATGCTGACTCGCAGGACGTTGAGATCACGTGGGTATAGGAGGATGAGTACGACTGAAATCCTGAAGATACTTAGGAAACATTTCTTGGTTTCTACAGTGGGCATATGAAGTGACTATAttaccagtacagtagtgtaCCTTTTAGAGAGGTTCGCAGGACATtatttgtacaagtacaagtacaagtatcacCATTTATGGtctcctcaaacacaacTTGATTTCGTCAACGGTTCCACCCACCATTTGACATCTCATCTGCTTGATACACTCGTCGGTGTTGCAAACTCTGGTGTATGGCGAGAGTCTGGAAAAGTTGTCAAAAAACACCTGTCGTTGTTTCTTATCATCCACAAACGTCTTCACGGCTCTGTGCCAGAATGTGGCGTTTAGGGGAGCGTCGTCGGGCCATTCGCGATCGGGATCATACGCCTTTCTGGCCGAATAGAGGTACTTCCACTCGAGTTTGGGCTCAGCCACGTTGTAAGTCTCATTCAAGGGAGAATAGTAATTGTGTGAGTCCATGATTTCGAATGTCTTGGAGTCCACCGAATAGTATCTCCAGGCTGgattgtacttgtcgatTGGAGTGATTGATTGGCCAATCCAGGCGACAGATACGGCATCCGCCTCGGTTGGGGAAGACACGTTGGAAGAGTCGTAGTAGACTCCAAACTGGTCGGCGTGGGTGTGTCCAAACAGGTTGGCTGCAATCACATGGGGGGAGAACCGTACAATGATTTGTCTCAGAACCTCTGTTCCCCAAGGGACAGCGTCTGCATCTCCTCCTGTAGGTACATGGGCTACTAGCCAGACCTTTGTGCCCGTTTCTTCGGCCTGTAAAAGCTCATTGGTGAGCCATCTGAAAATCCCACTGGGGTCCGGGTTGCTAATGTTCCAGTAGTTGTAGTAGTTTTCCTCGTACCAAAAGTTGGAGTCCAGCGAAATGACGCGCAAGCCGGACTTTGTGGTCACTGCAAAACTGCCGTACGTGTGTCtggcctgctcctcctgctcctcgttGATCCACTTGTAGTCTCTCCACATGCGGGAGCTGAGGTCTGTATTCCACTCAAACTCCCGTGCAAAGCCCGAAGAGTTCTGGGCCATCTGGGCGTATGGATACGAATCGTGGTTGCCAAAGGTCGGGTAAATGGGCAGGTCTCCAAGATGCTTCTTCATCTGGTAGTAGCACTCATGTTCACTCTGCAGCGTCAGAGACAGACTCAGAAACCGGTCTGTATCGTGGGAAATCATGTCGCCGGTGAAAACTCCAAAGTCAAACGGGACCCGAGAGGCAATTGACGACACGTGCGCCAGCGATTTCTCTAGCAGAATCTGAGGCGTGTCACAATGGTACGTTCCAAGCTTCTGCGCAGGCTCAACCACCTTGTCCGGACTGTTCTGGTTCACAGACTCGGGAACACAACACATGTATCTGTTGCAATCGGCCTCTGCCCCCTCCATGTATCTCAAATCAATGTGAATGTCGCTCAGATGAAGCACGTTGAACGTCGTACCTTCGCTTTTCACCCCGGCGGATTTTGGCTCCTCCGGTCGAGGGCCCCACCAGGAGCTGAGATGTGGCTCGAACTGCGGCATCTCAAACTCGCAGGCGTCGTTGCCAAAATGCCAGCAAATATTGGTTCCATCAACGCCCCTGGGGTCTATCAGAGACAGGACGTTGGCGATATGGCGTCCCACGGCTCCCCGCGCAAGAGTGTCGTCTCTATAGACCTCACAGTCGTCTTTCCAGTTGTATTTTTCGCACAGTCGAATCAGAATCGGCGGAATCAGAGCCGGATTaagcttggccagcttgttTCCGAGTACCAGCAAGTTTTTGCACCGGCTACACTCGTCGTTAGAGGCCCCCAGAAGCGATTCCACCTGGGACTCGACCCAGCCGAGTTGCAGCTCGTTGGAGAGACTGGGAGGCCCTAAAAGAGCCGACTGAAGGCCAACGGTGCCCAAAACCACCTGTAtcagcttgttgagcatTGTTCTTGACACATGGATCGTTTCGCTTCAGCCCGAAATTTTATATCTAGCTCATCCCCCTTGCATGAAGATAACGCACGTGGTGCAGCAATGCATTCTAGTGGACCATACTGAGACAGAACAAGTGGGTGAAGCGGTAAAGTGGAAAGTGGGTTTGGGGAGGTTATCCGAGTCTGAGTACGGTATTAGCAGTTTCACCTTGCGTCCTTGGATGTTCATTCTTTGACCATTCACCTGTTATATCCATGGGTTGAATACAGCAATGACAGAGGACGAGGTCTGCTGAGGCTCTGATATAAGTATTTTTATCGATTAACAGATCAAGATGGGCACTTCAATTGAGTCTGTAGAGAAGAGCGAATGACATCCATGCTCACGGATTTCCTCTTGTTCCTCCTCTAGTCAGCATATTCGATTACTCAGCAGTTTTTCTCATATTATCCTATCAATTGCTAAACCATTCGAGGAATCTTTGTTTGAGAATACATAAGCCGAATCTCgaacttgtacatgtacttgtttcATGAGGTGTTCTGAAGTAGAAGAGGAACTCGGAACTCACTTGATTCAGACAGACTCTTCGGTTGACCACCTCTTGGTCTCCACTAATGCAATATTTGCGCTAGAAATTCAACATGGGCGAAAAAATGAATCAAGCGGCCAGAAGATGTTTCATTGGTTCTCTACAGTCCACGCTGCATTCATAGAGAATTCTTCTACTTCTACCACAATCTTCTACCACAATGATTCCCCTTGAACACGCCTTTCAGCTCAGCAGTTACCTCTACATCAAAGATCTGGTTGCTCCCGACCAGACAAGTCGTGAATGGAAGGCTGTGGTTCCAGATTGCGTCTACCTGCTTGTCATGATACGCCATTGTCCCTCATTTGTGTCGGAGAGGTCTTTATGttcttttttgttttcATCTGATTACTCAGCAGGTTTATGATATCACAGTACATAGTTATAGTtacaacaaaaacaccGCCTGGCTAGCTCAATCGGTAGAGCGTGAGACTCTTATTTAAAGcaatctcaaggctgtgggttcaagccccacgtCGGGCTAATTTTTTGAAAAAAGTGACGACCATGTATTGGCATATCACTGTCTCTGCGCATACCACATATAACTTACTTGTGACGGTGAGTTGTTTTTTACTCACGTAGACACTGGGTTGTGACCGAGAAGCTTTGTTATTTAACCAATGAACAGTGAAAAGTGTCGAAATGTCGAACATCGATTTCCTTCCATTTCACCTCTGGAATTAAACCTGAAATAATTAATATAAAAGTATCATGTAAATGCAGCTTCTACAAAGAGAAAATAGAATGCGCTTACTGCGCCCCATTGAACATTGATTGTAGCTCAACTATTGTAGCTCAACTATTAATCAGGCTCTGAAAAAACGGAACACTGCACAAGACGGGAAATATATCGCATTTGGCAGAGCAGAATTGAAtcagacaaaaaaagaaagaatGCCCGGTACCAGGGTCGAACTGGTGATCTTCAGATTATGAGACTAACGCTCTAACCAACTGAGCCAACCAGGCGTTCCGATAGAGGTCAGCCTGTGGTTGGAGCCTTTTACGGGTGAAAAACGCAAAATAATGCagaatcattagaataaaaaaaaaataaaaaaaaaacctagaataaaaaatattgGAATAAAAAATTGGAATAAAAAATTGGAATAAAGTaaacaaaaacacattATAAAAATGTGAATAGAATAGCcatgacgaggaggattGAAAATTGGACATCTCTATCTCGAATATTGTCGAGGTTTCTTTTATAGTGCTATGGTTATGGTGAATAGATCAGTGCAAGTGCAAgtgcaagtgcaagtaACCCACTCTGGTGAAGATTGACTTGATCAAACTTGTAGTCGGATGACAGGGAACTTCTAAGACTGTCATTGTGGTATATAATATGACCCTTTGGtatgttgttgttgttgttgttgttgttgtcgttgtcgttgtcgcTTTGTCGTTGCTTTTTCTCCTTTCTTTAGTTACAATTCTAAACTGTAGTTGGAATTACTTGACAAAACTTTACGTTTTAGTTAACAGAACGCCTTTACCGTCTCTCTCGTCTACCTTTTCCCCTTTTCCCCAAAATGGACAGCAAACTCGTCAAACGCTCCTCTCCGATCCTTCAAACTGCAATTGAGCACGACCGAGACACCTTCGCTCTTCTACAGACTCGTCATCATCCTTTCATCACCCTCcgttatatatatatattttctACATATAACATTAGTGCAAACCTACCGCCCATTAAAATTCACACGTGGAGTGAGGTGCATGGATATGATCTAAATTATTTGTAGAGAATTGCACGTAGATCACTTCTCCaacacacaatgtctcTTGAGGCGATTCGATACGACGAAAAGAACCACACGCTCACGATTCTGGACCAGCTCCGGCTGCCGCATGAGTCCGAGTACGTGCCCATCAACAACTCGGACGACGGCTGGAAGGCCATCAAAGACATGGTGGTGAGAGGAGCGCCCGCAATTGCAATTGTGGCGATTCTGTCGCTGGCAGTCGAGCTTGTGCACGGAGGCAAGGTGTCACGGGACCAGACCCGCGCCGAGGTGGGCTCCTTCATTTCCGACCGTCTCGACTACCTCAACACCTCCCGTCCCACCGCCGTCAATCTGTCGGACGCGGTGGGCTCGTTCAAAAAGCTCGTCGAGACACAAACGGGCTCGGCCAGCGAGCTGATTGAGGCGTTCCTGTCCGCCTCCCACAAAATGCTGCTCGACGACGTGCAGgacaacaagaacattgGCAAGTACGGACTCGAGTGGATCCAGAAGAACGTGCCCCAGGCCGCCAACGGACACAAAATCAGCGCCCTGACCATCTGCAACACGGGCTCCCTCGCCACCGCCGGCTACGGTACCGCTCTTGGTATTATTCGAGCTCTTCACGAGGCAGGAGTGCTGGAACGAGTCTATGCTCTCGAGACCCGGCCCTACAACCAGGGCAGTCGTCTCACTGCCTACGAGCTCGTCCACGACGGTATCCCCGCCACCCTCGTGACCGACTCCATGGCTGCGGCTCTGTTGCGAAAGAACAAGGACATTGGCGTCATCATTGTTGGTGCCGACCGAGTGGTCCTCAACGGAGACACTGCCAACAAGATTGGAACCTTCCAGCTGTCGATTCTGGCCAACCACTTTGACCGAAAGTTCATCGTGGCGGctcccaccacctccattgACGTTCAGACCAagtctggagaagatattgagattgaggagcGACCTGCCATTGAGCTGACGCAGGTCAAGGGCGTCGATGCCAACAAGCAGCCCCTCAccgtgtctgtggctgctCCTGGAATCGAGGTCTGGAACCCTGCCTTTGATTACGCTCCCTACAAGCTCATTGATACTATTGTCACGGAGAAGGGTGTTGCAGAGAAGACTGGCGGGGAgttcaacctcaaggagttcaagtCGGCCAACTAGACTAGTCAATGGACGGTCTTTTCATAATGATACATTTTCAGTAATGCGCGAAGACGCTCCCGAACCATGATCACACTCAGTAGAGAGTAGCTGTCGTTGCCCAACTTTCCAGTCCTTATGATTCTACGGTCACTAATATGgcaatacaagtacatgaaAACACCATTTCTCCAAGTGTTTTTCTCAAAAAGATATAACGGACTTGAGGGTGATGAAAGTTGCGAGATAGTCGTTGGTCGTGGTAGATGAATGGATATAAATAGAAGGGTTTTACGGTCTTATTGGCGATTGGAAGTTAATGTATGCTGAAGTAGTGCCATATCGTACTTCAGTCGCGGTGCGGTCGGtaatgtacttgtaagtCGAACGAAATAAATAGACCGTGCTTtcagctactgtactgtgaGTGGTATGTGTTGAAAACCTGCCGGGTAAGGTCTCAAATCTGTGTTGTTTCCTAGAAGAGATTTTGTGCAAATGATATGACATATTGAAGGACTGCTGGAGCTTTTTCTCTAGGTCTCAGTGATGTTAGACTGGcttggtggttgtgttAATAACTCTGTGAGTTGATATTGACGGTTGATGGTTGATGGTTGGTGGTTCAATGGGTTAATGGTTCAATGGGTTAATGGTTCAATGAGTTAATGGTTCAATGAGTTAATGGTTCAATGAGTTAATGGGTTAACGGGTTAGTGTTCAATGGGTTAATTGCGGTGTTTGGAGGTCGTTAGGAAGTCCTGCTAAGTCGATTCAGTTTCAATGTCTGTTGTAAGCCATATCTGTTGTAAGGGATTCAGGTCCCGTTCTTTTTATCATcgccagggccagaaaAACTGCTTGTGACGAAGTATCCGggtcttcatcttcaaccTAGCCTCGTGGGCCAGATCGTCGGCGATATGGCTACCTTTGGCTGGCGAA
The Yarrowia lipolytica chromosome 1A, complete sequence genome window above contains:
- a CDS encoding uncharacterized protein (Compare to YALI0A16610g, weakly similar to uniprot|Q871S2 Neurospora crassa Related to acid sphingomyelinase), yielding MLNKLIQVVLGTVGLQSALLGPPSLSNELQLGWVESQVESLLGASNDECSRCKNLLVLGNKLAKLNPALIPPILIRLCEKYNWKDDCEVYRDDTLARGAVGRHIANVLSLIDPRGVDGTNICWHFGNDACEFEMPQFEPHLSSWWGPRPEEPKSAGVKSEGTTFNVLHLSDIHIDLRYMEGAEADCNRYMCCVPESVNQNSPDKVVEPAQKLGTYHCDTPQILLEKSLAHVSSIASRVPFDFGVFTGDMISHDTDRFLSLSLTLQSEHECYYQMKKHLGDLPIYPTFGNHDSYPYAQMAQNSSGFAREFEWNTDLSSRMWRDYKWINEEQEEQARHTYGSFAVTTKSGLRVISLDSNFWYEENYYNYWNISNPDPSGIFRWLTNELLQAEETGTKVWLVAHVPTGGDADAVPWGTEVLRQIIVRFSPHVIAANLFGHTHADQFGVYYDSSNVSSPTEADAVSVAWIGQSITPIDKYNPAWRYYSVDSKTFEIMDSHNYYSPLNETYNVAEPKLEWKYLYSARKAYDPDREWPDDAPLNATFWHRAVKTFVDDKKQRQVFFDNFSRLSPYTRVCNTDECIKQMRCQMVGGTVDEIKLCLRRP
- a CDS encoding uncharacterized protein (Compare to YALI0A16698g, similar to Saccharomyces cerevisiae YPR118W; ancestral locus Anc_3.451, similar to uniprot|Q06489 Saccharomyces cerevisiae YPR118w) yields the protein MSLEAIRYDEKNHTLTILDQLRLPHESEYVPINNSDDGWKAIKDMVVRGAPAIAIVAILSLAVELVHGGKVSRDQTRAEVGSFISDRLDYLNTSRPTAVNLSDAVGSFKKLVETQTGSASELIEAFLSASHKMLLDDVQDNKNIGKYGLEWIQKNVPQAANGHKISALTICNTGSLATAGYGTALGIIRALHEAGVLERVYALETRPYNQGSRLTAYELVHDGIPATLVTDSMAAALLRKNKDIGVIIVGADRVVLNGDTANKIGTFQLSILANHFDRKFIVAAPTTSIDVQTKSGEDIEIEERPAIELTQVKGVDANKQPLTVSVAAPGIEVWNPAFDYAPYKLIDTIVTEKGVAEKTGGEFNLKEFKSAN